The following coding sequences lie in one Spinacia oleracea cultivar Varoflay chromosome 1, BTI_SOV_V1, whole genome shotgun sequence genomic window:
- the LOC110799875 gene encoding myb family transcription factor PHL7-like isoform X4, with translation MQSRNLVDQIVGATPKGVLRVMGVPGLTIYHVKSHLQKYRLAKYLPESPGDGTGAKDEKKVSLDGLNADSSQGLQINEALKMQMEVQKRLHEQLEVQRQLQMRIEAQGKYLQKIIEEQQKLGSVLRASEALPSSNDEEEEREKSLDSQPGREEASTSPRKKQKLDDSSTSNVVDILPVHLENSPKKAHLDQWGRSLYGCPAGFGLDLETEFKKQENSEREREQRIPSELDYPGSSK, from the exons ATGCAATCACGCAACTTGGTGGACCAGATAGTGG GGGCAACCCCTAAAGGAGTTTTAAGAGTGATGGGTGTACCCGGACTTACCATCTACCACGTGAAAAGTCATTTACAG AAATATCGCCTTGCTAAGTATCTGCCAGAGTCGCCTGGTGATGGTACAG GTGCCAAGGATGAAAAGAAAGTTTCTTTAGACGGCTTAAATGCAGATTCTTCCCA GGGATTACAGATTAATGAGGCACTTAAAATGCAAATGGAGGTCCAAAAACGTCTTCATGAGCAGCTTGAG GTTCAAAGGCAGCTACAAATGAGAATTGAAGCACAGGGGAAATATCTACAGAAGATAATAGAGGAGCAGCAAAAACTGGGCAGTGTCCTAAGAGCTTCTGAAGCGTTACCATCATCCAACgatgaagaagaggagagagaaaagtcgTTAGATTCTCAGCCAGGTAGGGAAGAAGCTTCCACATCTCCTCGGAAGAAGCAGAAGTTGGATGATTCATCAACAAGCAACGTCGTTGATATACTCCCGGTTCATTTAGAAAATAGCCCGAAAAAGGCTCACCTCGACCAATGGGGTCGTAGTCTATATGGCTGCCCTGCTGGGTTTGGGCTCGATTTGGAAACAGAGTTCAAGAAGCAGGAAAACAGTGAACGTGAACGCGAACAAAGAATTCCATCGGAATTGGATTATCCAGGTAGTTCGAAGTAG
- the LOC110799875 gene encoding myb family transcription factor PHL7-like isoform X2: MYHTKKFSTTSLMPHKTQGSEPVANAGAMGNSSMKNSPPPGGSGKQRLRWTEELHNRFVDAITQLGGPDRATPKGVLRVMGVPGLTIYHVKSHLQKYRLAKYLPESPGDGTGAKDEKKVSLDGLNADSSQGLQINEALKMQMEVQKRLHEQLEVQRQLQMRIEAQGKYLQKIIEEQQKLGSVLRASEALPSSNDEEEEREKSLDSQPGREEASTSPRKKQKLDDSSTSNVVDILPVHLENSPKKAHLDQWGRSLYGCPAGFGLDLETEFKKQENSEREREQRIPSELDYPGSSK, encoded by the exons ATGTACCACACTAAAAAATTCTCGACAACGAGCTTGATGCCGCATAAAACACAAGGGAGTGAGCCAGTTGCCAATGCTGGAGCCATGGGAAATTCTTCCATGAAAAACTCACCTCCTCCTGGGGGAAGTGGAAAACAACGACTAAGATGGACTGAAGAACTTCACAACCGTTTTGTGGATGCAATCACGCAACTTGGTGGACCAGATA GGGCAACCCCTAAAGGAGTTTTAAGAGTGATGGGTGTACCCGGACTTACCATCTACCACGTGAAAAGTCATTTACAG AAATATCGCCTTGCTAAGTATCTGCCAGAGTCGCCTGGTGATGGTACAG GTGCCAAGGATGAAAAGAAAGTTTCTTTAGACGGCTTAAATGCAGATTCTTCCCA GGGATTACAGATTAATGAGGCACTTAAAATGCAAATGGAGGTCCAAAAACGTCTTCATGAGCAGCTTGAG GTTCAAAGGCAGCTACAAATGAGAATTGAAGCACAGGGGAAATATCTACAGAAGATAATAGAGGAGCAGCAAAAACTGGGCAGTGTCCTAAGAGCTTCTGAAGCGTTACCATCATCCAACgatgaagaagaggagagagaaaagtcgTTAGATTCTCAGCCAGGTAGGGAAGAAGCTTCCACATCTCCTCGGAAGAAGCAGAAGTTGGATGATTCATCAACAAGCAACGTCGTTGATATACTCCCGGTTCATTTAGAAAATAGCCCGAAAAAGGCTCACCTCGACCAATGGGGTCGTAGTCTATATGGCTGCCCTGCTGGGTTTGGGCTCGATTTGGAAACAGAGTTCAAGAAGCAGGAAAACAGTGAACGTGAACGCGAACAAAGAATTCCATCGGAATTGGATTATCCAGGTAGTTCGAAGTAG
- the LOC110799875 gene encoding myb family transcription factor PHL7-like isoform X3, with amino-acid sequence MQSRNLVDQIVGATPKGVLRVMGVPGLTIYHVKSHLQKYRLAKYLPESPGDGTVGAKDEKKVSLDGLNADSSQGLQINEALKMQMEVQKRLHEQLEVQRQLQMRIEAQGKYLQKIIEEQQKLGSVLRASEALPSSNDEEEEREKSLDSQPGREEASTSPRKKQKLDDSSTSNVVDILPVHLENSPKKAHLDQWGRSLYGCPAGFGLDLETEFKKQENSEREREQRIPSELDYPGSSK; translated from the exons ATGCAATCACGCAACTTGGTGGACCAGATAGTGG GGGCAACCCCTAAAGGAGTTTTAAGAGTGATGGGTGTACCCGGACTTACCATCTACCACGTGAAAAGTCATTTACAG AAATATCGCCTTGCTAAGTATCTGCCAGAGTCGCCTGGTGATGGTACAG TAGGTGCCAAGGATGAAAAGAAAGTTTCTTTAGACGGCTTAAATGCAGATTCTTCCCA GGGATTACAGATTAATGAGGCACTTAAAATGCAAATGGAGGTCCAAAAACGTCTTCATGAGCAGCTTGAG GTTCAAAGGCAGCTACAAATGAGAATTGAAGCACAGGGGAAATATCTACAGAAGATAATAGAGGAGCAGCAAAAACTGGGCAGTGTCCTAAGAGCTTCTGAAGCGTTACCATCATCCAACgatgaagaagaggagagagaaaagtcgTTAGATTCTCAGCCAGGTAGGGAAGAAGCTTCCACATCTCCTCGGAAGAAGCAGAAGTTGGATGATTCATCAACAAGCAACGTCGTTGATATACTCCCGGTTCATTTAGAAAATAGCCCGAAAAAGGCTCACCTCGACCAATGGGGTCGTAGTCTATATGGCTGCCCTGCTGGGTTTGGGCTCGATTTGGAAACAGAGTTCAAGAAGCAGGAAAACAGTGAACGTGAACGCGAACAAAGAATTCCATCGGAATTGGATTATCCAGGTAGTTCGAAGTAG
- the LOC110799881 gene encoding L-2-hydroxyglutarate dehydrogenase, mitochondrial: MTSIYSSEFRIHISQHSPISFNTINQESTQINKMLRKSLSSNLLDSLIKSLKIQNPVLKSATKSFSSSIYDWDSSSAAKEKVDCVVIGAGIVGIAIARELAFKGREVLVLDSGPTFGTVTSSRNSEVIHAGIYYPHNSLKARFCVKGRDMIYKYCSEHDVPHKQIGKLIVATRASEIPKLNELLVRGTENGVHGLKLMEASEAMDMEPELQCAKALFSPLSGIVDTHSLMLSLLGEAENYGAIFSYNTTVLGGNIKGNQIELFVTGSQNLDNWNEGDTLQPELRLLPEVVVNSAGLAAVPLARRLMGLDNSYIPAAYYARGHYFSLSKTKGPPFRHLIYPIPEDGGLGVHVTVDLDGQVKFGPDVEWIGDVADIASFSNRFDYSVCPDHSKRFYPEIRKYYPQLKEGSLDPAYAGIRPKISGPGMSPSDFVVQGQDVHGIPGLVNLFGIESPGVTASMAIAEHVTSRVLLSDVN; this comes from the exons ATGACATCCATCTATTCTTCAGAGTTCAGAATTCACATTTCACAGCATAGTCCAATATCATTCAATACTATAAACCAAGAAAGCACCCAAATAAACAAGATGCTGCGCAAATCATTATCATCGAATCTCTTAGATTCCTTGATAAAAAGCCTGAAAATCCAAAACCCAGTTCTAAAATCGGCTACAAAAAGCTTCAGCAGTTCAATTTACGACTGGGATTCGAGCTCTGCTGCAAAGGAGAAGGTGGATTGCGTTGTAATTGGAGCTGGAATTGTAGGGATTGCAATCGCAAGAGAATTAGCTTTCAAAGGCAGAGAAGTTTTGGTGCTTGATTCTGGTCCCACATTCGGCACTGTCACCAGTTCTCGCAACAGTGAAGTCATACATGCTGGCATTTACTACCCTCATAATTCTCTCAAG GCAAGATTTTGTGTCAAAGGAAGAGATATGATCTACAAGTATTGTTCAGAGCATGATGTCCCTCACAAGCAGATAGGTAAGCTTATCGTTGCTACACGGGCATCAGAGATTCCAAAATTGAATGAGCTGTTGGTCCGTGGAACTGAAAATGGGGTTCATGGTCTGAAATTGATGGAGGCATCTGAAGCTATGGATATGGAACCAGAACTGCAATGTGCGAAAGCCTTGTTTTCACCACTTTCAGGGATCGTTGATACCCATTCTCTGATGCTCTCTTTACTG GGAGAAGCTGAAAATTATGGAGCAATATTTTCTTACAACACGACTGTCCTTGGGGGCAACATAAAAGGAAACCAGATTGAACTTTTTGTGACGGGAAGCCAGAATCTGGACAACTGGAATGAAGGGGATACTTTGCAACCTGAACTTAGGCTTCTTCCTGAGGTTGTAGTCAATTCAGCTGGCTTGGCCGCTGTGCCCCTTGCTAGGAGACTAATGGGCCTTGATAATTCTTACATTCCCGCTGCCTATTATGCTCGTGGTCACTACTTTTCTCTGTCAAAAACTAAAGGTCCCCCTTTTAGGCATCTGATATATCCAATTCCAGAAGATGGTGGACTGGGAGTTCATGTAACAGTAGACTTAGATGGCCAGGTGAAATTTGGGCCTGATGTTGAATGGATTGGTGATGTGGCTGATATCGCAAGCTTCTCAAATAG GTTTGATTACTCTGTATGTCCTGATCACAGTAAAAGATTTTATCCAGAGATAAGGAAGTACTATCCTCAACTGAAGGAAGGATCACTAGACCCGGCTTATGCAGGGATACGGCCAAAAATCTCTGGTCCAGGGATGTCCCCATCCGACTTTGTTGTTCAG GGGCAAGATGTTCATGGAATACCTGGACTTGTGAACCTCTTCGGCATTGAATCACCTGGCGTGACTGCAAGCATGGCCATCGCGGAGCATGTGACATCGAGGGTCCTCCTATCTGATGTAAACTAA
- the LOC110799877 gene encoding elongation factor 1-delta: protein MAVTFYDLSSDAGLKKLDEYLLSRSYITGYQASKDDLTVYSSVPKKSLDAYVNVSRWYKHIDALLRISGVSGEGSGVTVEGNAPASDVATPPAADSKASAADEEDDDDVDLFGEETEEEKKAAEERSAAAKSSIKKKESGKSSVLLDVKPWDDETDMKKLEEAVRSVEKEGLLWGASKLVPVGYGIKKMTIMMTIVDDLVSVDDLIEDHLTAEPINEYVQSCDIVAFNKI, encoded by the exons ATGGCTGTCACATTTTACGATCTGAGCTCCGATGCTGGTTTGAAAAAGCTCGACGAGTACCTCCTTAGCAGGAGTTACATCACTGG TTACCAAGCCTCCAAGGATGATCTCACCGTGTATTCTTCCGTCCCAAAGAAATCTTTGGATGCGTATGTGAATGTATCCAGGTGGTACAAACACATCGATGCGCTATTGAGGATCTC TGGCGTGTCTGGTGAGGGATCAGGTGTTACAGTTGAGGGTAATGCTCCCGCTTCTGACGTCGCCACTCCCCCTGCTGCTGACTCTAAG GCTTCAGCTGCCGATGAGGAAGATGACGACGATGTTGATCTCTTTGGTGAAGAGACTGAAGAGGAGAAGAAGGCTGCTGAAGAACGTTCTGCAGCTGCAAAGTCATCCATTAAAAAGAAAGAGT CTGGAAAGTCATCAGTCTTGTTGGATGTGAAGCCATGGGATGATGAAACTGACATGAAGAAGCTTGAGGAAGCTGTCAGGAGTGTCGAGAAGGAGGGTTTGCTATGGGGAGCAT CCAAACTCGTGCCAGTTGGGTATGGTATCAAGAAAATGACAATCATGATGACAATCGTGGATGACTTGGTCTCCGTTGATGATTTGATCGAGGATCATTTGACAGCTGAGCCGATCAATGAGTATGTGCAGAGTTGTGATATTGTGGCCTTCAACAAGATTTGA
- the LOC110799880 gene encoding endo-1,4-beta-xylanase 5-like — protein sequence MKIISFLLWHASFLLLAFFNNGVIIHALPYDYSATTECLKEPWKVQYGGGIIQNPEFNNGTAKWTVFRQGKIQERITRNGNKFIAASNRTHPSDGLSQRVFLVKGKLYAFSAWIQISQGSEIIAVKFRSQSGGGDYLHGGTVIAEQGCWSMLKGGVVANLSGLVDLTFETNNTSVEVWIDNVSLQPFTAKEWRFHQETTIAKVRKRKVKFQVTNKLDAKITLKQTQADFPIGCEMNLNVLNNTKYRDWFIASKFSVTTFANEMKWYFTEKKTQGNENYTIPDAMLQFCEQNNIAVRGHNIIWDDPNHQPTWFSSKINPEELRKLVEKRLTSVVPRYKGRLIHWDVVNENLHFSFYEDKLGENASAEIYGRAHELDEKPILFMNEYSTIEVSKDVAAKPANYARKLNNIVSYYMERNGGKMLPMGIGLQSRFAPGQPNFAYMRAGLDYLASLGFPIWLTEVFVDAGENQAKYLDEVLREGYAHPGVKGIVIWPTSPFSKECKMCLIDVNQNFKSTPTGDVVNKLISELRNSKEMEISADEQGLFEAVLPLGDYEVSLRNPETISCNNKLKIKVTENSDNFVHVKLDHTSCVK from the exons ATGAAGATTATTTCATTCTTGTTATGGCATGCATCCTTTCTTCTCCTCGCCTTCTTCAACAATG GAGTTATCATACATGCTTTGCCATATGATTATTCAGCAACTACAGAG tgtttgaaagAACCTTGGAAAGTTCAATATGGTGGAGGGATCATACAAAATCCAGAATTCAATAATGGTACCGCGAAATGGACAGTTTTCAGACAAGGGAAGATCCAAGAAAGGATAACGAGAAATGGGAACAAGTTCATCGCAGCTAGTAACAGAACACATCCATCTGATGGCCTTTCTCAAAGGGTTTTTCTTGTAAAAGGAAAACTTTATGCATTTTCAG CATGGATTCAAATAAGTCAAGGCAGCGAAATAATAGCTGTTAAATTTAGAAGCCAGAGTGGTGGTGGTGACTATCTCCATGGTGGTACTGTCATAGCCGAGCAAGGATGTTGGAGTATGCTTAAAGGTGGTGTAGTTGCTAATTTGTCTGGCTTAGTTGATTTAACTTTTGAG ACCAATAACACGAGTGTTGAAGTCTGGATTGATAATGTATCATTGCAACCTTTTACTGCGAAGGAATGGAGATTCCACCAAGAAACAACCATTGCAAAG GTGAGAAAGCGTAAGGTGAAATTCCAAGTGACAAACAAATTGGATGCAAAAATTACTCTGAAGCAAACACAGGCAGACTTTCCTATTGGATGTGAAATGAACCTGAATGTCTTAAACAACACTAAGTACCGCGATTGGTTTATTGCCTCAAAATTCTCAGTAACAACATTTGCAAACGAAATGAAATGGTATTTCACAGAGAAAAAGACACAAGGGAATGAAAACTATACCATTCCTGACGCGATGCTACAATTCTGTGAGCAAAACAACATTGCTGTTCGAGGTCACAACATCATTTGGGACGATCCAAACCACCAACCCACTTGGTTTAGttccaaaatcaacccagaGGAGTTGAGAAAACTAGTTGAAAAGAGACTGACATCAGTTGTTCCTAGGTATAAAGGGAGATTAATTCACTGGGATGTTGTTAATGAGAATTTGCATTTTAGTTTCTATGAAGATAAACTTGGTGAAAATGCTTCAGCAGAGATTTATGGTAGAGCACACGAGCTAGATGAGAAGCCAATTTTGTTCATGAATGAGTATAGTACGATTGAGGTTAGCAAAGATGTAGCAGCAAAGCCTGCAAATTATGCAAGAAAGTTGAACAACATTGTATCATATTATATGGAAAGGAATGGTGGTAAAATGTTGCCTATGGGAATAGGTTTGCAATCGCGGTTTGCTCCTGGTCAGCCTAATTTTGCTTACATGAGAGCAGGATTAGACTACTTAGCTTCTTTGGGATTCCCTATTTGGCTTACTGAAGTCTTCGTCGATGCAGGGGAGAATCAG GCAAAGTACCTAGACGAAGTATTAAGGGAGGGATACGCGCACCCTGGAGTTAAAGGGATAGTGATATGGCCAACTTCACCATTTAGCAAGGAGTGCAAAATGTGCTTGATTGATGTCAATCAGAACTTCAAGTCCACACCAACTGGAGATGTTGTTAATAAGCTGATCTCGGAATTGAGGAACTCAAAAGAGATGGAAATTTCAGCTGATGAACAAGGATTGTTTGAAGCAGTGTTGCCTCTTGGGGATTATGAAGTTAGTTTAAGGAATCCTGAAACAATTTCTTGTAATAATAAGTTGAAGATCAAGGTTACTGAAAATTCAGATAACTTTGTCCATGTCAAACTAGATCATACATCATGTGTTAAGTAA
- the LOC110799875 gene encoding myb family transcription factor PHL7-like isoform X1 encodes MYHTKKFSTTSLMPHKTQGSEPVANAGAMGNSSMKNSPPPGGSGKQRLRWTEELHNRFVDAITQLGGPDRATPKGVLRVMGVPGLTIYHVKSHLQKYRLAKYLPESPGDGTVGAKDEKKVSLDGLNADSSQGLQINEALKMQMEVQKRLHEQLEVQRQLQMRIEAQGKYLQKIIEEQQKLGSVLRASEALPSSNDEEEEREKSLDSQPGREEASTSPRKKQKLDDSSTSNVVDILPVHLENSPKKAHLDQWGRSLYGCPAGFGLDLETEFKKQENSEREREQRIPSELDYPGSSK; translated from the exons ATGTACCACACTAAAAAATTCTCGACAACGAGCTTGATGCCGCATAAAACACAAGGGAGTGAGCCAGTTGCCAATGCTGGAGCCATGGGAAATTCTTCCATGAAAAACTCACCTCCTCCTGGGGGAAGTGGAAAACAACGACTAAGATGGACTGAAGAACTTCACAACCGTTTTGTGGATGCAATCACGCAACTTGGTGGACCAGATA GGGCAACCCCTAAAGGAGTTTTAAGAGTGATGGGTGTACCCGGACTTACCATCTACCACGTGAAAAGTCATTTACAG AAATATCGCCTTGCTAAGTATCTGCCAGAGTCGCCTGGTGATGGTACAG TAGGTGCCAAGGATGAAAAGAAAGTTTCTTTAGACGGCTTAAATGCAGATTCTTCCCA GGGATTACAGATTAATGAGGCACTTAAAATGCAAATGGAGGTCCAAAAACGTCTTCATGAGCAGCTTGAG GTTCAAAGGCAGCTACAAATGAGAATTGAAGCACAGGGGAAATATCTACAGAAGATAATAGAGGAGCAGCAAAAACTGGGCAGTGTCCTAAGAGCTTCTGAAGCGTTACCATCATCCAACgatgaagaagaggagagagaaaagtcgTTAGATTCTCAGCCAGGTAGGGAAGAAGCTTCCACATCTCCTCGGAAGAAGCAGAAGTTGGATGATTCATCAACAAGCAACGTCGTTGATATACTCCCGGTTCATTTAGAAAATAGCCCGAAAAAGGCTCACCTCGACCAATGGGGTCGTAGTCTATATGGCTGCCCTGCTGGGTTTGGGCTCGATTTGGAAACAGAGTTCAAGAAGCAGGAAAACAGTGAACGTGAACGCGAACAAAGAATTCCATCGGAATTGGATTATCCAGGTAGTTCGAAGTAG